The nucleotide sequence CTGTTATCCCAATTCCCCCAATGCCTCCTGTTGTATCCTCGACGGATGGGGCAGGATTTAAACCCCATGATAAAACAAATACCACAAAAAACAGGATGATAATTACAAGAAGGATTGCTATATGCTTTGGTTTTATATTCTCTTTCATTGGTTTTACCTCCTATCATATATTAGTGGGTTATGGCGCAATATAAAAGTCATGTGGGAATGGAAATCGCTTATTTTTTGCAAGAAAACTGTATTCGTCTCCTTTCCCAGATTTTAAGGGCACAGGAAGAATATCATGCAGATTATGTTAAAGTTTATTTCGTTTAATCGAAAGAAAATTTGAAGACTTCTTAAATATGATTATTGAGGGGTGTTTGAAGATGAGCTTTCATAAATCCCATCTTCAACCGATTGGCCCACGGTTAAATCGAGATCTATTAAAATTGCAGACCATTTTGATGAGTGGATTTGTTCAAAGGCATGATGAGAGAGTTGATGAGTATCTATGGCTCTCGTGCTTGCTGAGATTCAGGATAGTTGCATCATTTCTGCATAAAAACAGCTTAAACAAAAGAACTTTGCTTTGGGAAGCTATGGATGAATCCATTGAATAGAAGGATGTTTATTCATTCATCGATGTGTATCGTTGAAGCACCCTTAAATAAATCTCCTCATGCAACCCATCAAATTCTCTTGTGGCATCTATTACGGGTATATTTAAAGATTCTGCGATCTGTAAGTAAGCTTTTCTGTGAATTTTCAGATAATCGATTGCATTATCAGATTCTTTAATATTCACCGAATCTTTTGTATCGTCCTTGCGAAGATCCGAGACTTCTTCTGGAACATCCAGCATAAAAGTAAGATCAGGCTCTGGGATAAGCTTGAGAAGAATTTTTGACGCCTTTTCATTGTATAACCCATCATACATGAGGTCTGCTATCATGTCATAAACGTATCGATCACAGACGACGTTCTTACCTATGAGAAGAGGAATCTTGACCTTAAAGAGATAAATGCAGAGGAAATCGAAGATTACAATATAATTCCAGATTTTTCGTAATATCCTGCTTTTATGGTAGTCTTTTCTCCTGTACCTTCCTGTTACAAGATAGATAAAAGCCATTAGTGGCAGAGTGATTTTTGGATCCCAGTTACACCAGACATACTGAGAGGGAATGCCCATGCTCTTGAATCGCTCAACGATCTTTGTTGCGTGCGTGGTCTTGCCGGTACCGTCTATTCCGGTGAAGCAGATTGTAATGCTTTTTTCAATGAACTCATTTCAAAACCCTCAGCACCATCCTGATACATGCCAAATTGACAATTCCCATAAAACACACCGCCAGCCGCTCGAACCTCACCAGTATCCTCTTGAATGACTCGATCCAGGCGTTAAATCACTCCACTGCACTCCTGTTTTTCATATAACCATCCTTATCCAGCCTTGTTGGTCTTCCCGCTTGGGAAACTTCCTGTTTCTTTTATTAACAGGAATATTTGACTTTATACCCCTCTTTCTTAGATAATCCCCTATCTCATCCGAATCATAGGCAGGATCTGCATTCACCTCATAAGGGGGATTGCATCCCCTCTACCCCTGCGTCCTACCTGCGGTAGGACTAGTCTGACTGAAAGTCGGACATTGGGTGCATGAGGCGGATGCGCTTTATCCTGGAGAATTATATCCCACACACCCTCTTCCTCCCATCTCTTCAGCCTTCTCCATGTGGTGACATAAGATCCATATTCTCCTGGCATATCCATCCATCTGCATCCTGTTGTGAGGACGTAGAGGATGGCGTTGAGCGTTTTTTTATCGTCTGCCCTCGGTCTTCCTGTCGGGGCAGGTGGTGGAAGTAGTGGTTCGATGAGTTCCCATTCTTTCTCAGTCAATTCCTCAAATTTCATACCATCCCCTCAGATGATGTTAGTTTGTTATTGAGGGGACCTTATATAAATGTTTTGAAATGGGTTCTCTATTAAAATACCTATGATACCTGTGATATTTAATCTGTAGTTTCTGGCTATTCTTCTCGCCTCGTAATCATCCAATAGAATTATATCCGCTAATTCTTCTAAAGCAAGGGTTATCGTCTCTGCTTCTCCTTCATCTAAAACCATTGTAAGAGCCTTATTAAGGTTTTTATCCTTTATCCTTATCACTTTTATCCATTCCGCCTTTTCGATATTTTTCGCATCTTCTCTACCCTTTCCTCCCAGTCACACATTCTTTGTATACAGCCTCTGGCACGATTATTTCTCCAGAAAAGTGTTTTAATAGTTCCAAACGACCT is from Candidatus Syntrophoarchaeum caldarius and encodes:
- a CDS encoding transposase is translated as MKFEELTEKEWELIEPLLPPPAPTGRPRADDKKTLNAILYVLTTGCRWMDMPGEYGSYVTTWRRLKRWEEEGVWDIILQDKAHPPHAPNVRLSVRLVLPQVGRRGRGDAIPLMR
- a CDS encoding transposase is translated as MNADPAYDSDEIGDYLRKRGIKSNIPVNKRNRKFPKREDQQGWIRMVI
- a CDS encoding Thymidylate kinase-like protein — protein: MGIPSQYVWCNWDPKITLPLMAFIYLVTGRYRRKDYHKSRILRKIWNYIVIFDFLCIYLFKVKIPLLIGKNVVCDRYVYDMIADLMYDGLYNEKASKILLKLIPEPDLTFMLDVPEEVSDLRKDDTKDSVNIKESDNAIDYLKIHRKAYLQIAESLNIPVIDATREFDGLHEEIYLRVLQRYTSMNE